DNA from Planctomycetota bacterium:
GAGATCCCCGACGACGCCGTGCCGGGTGAGCCGGCCTTCGAGTATGCCCCGCTGACGGTCCGCCCCGTCGACGCACCGATCGCGATCGACGTCCTCAAGGAAACGCTACCCGGCGGGCCGCTCGGCCCGCCGGCGGAGTTCGGACCGCAGACCGACACCGGCATCGCTTCCAGCCAACTCGCCGAGCAGCTCGCGATCATGCAGTTGGAGTTCGGCCCGCCCGCGTTCGAGTCCGACGCGCTCTCGTTCGGGCTGGCCGATGCCCTGACCTATGCGACGGCCAACAGTCGCGAGTACCAGGACGAACTCGAAGCGCTGTATCTCGAGGCGTTGGACGTCACGCTCGAACGACACTTTTTCTCACCGCGTTTCTTTGCCGGCGGTTCGTTGGACTACGCCGACGGCGACAGTGATGCCGGCTTTCCGTCCGCCTTGCGCTCCACCGCACGCGCGGGCGTGACCCAGCAACTACCCTACGGCGGCGAAGTCACGGCGCAAGCACTCGTGCGGTTCGTCGACGCGTTCAGCGACTCGGTCACCGACGGCGAGGAAGCGGAGATCGCCCTGAGCGCGGCGGTGCCACTGCTACGCGGGGCCGGCTGGGTGAACCTCGAGCCGCTGATCCTGCAGGAGCGCTCGCTCGTGTACCAGGTGCGCAGCTTCGAGCGATTCCGTCGGCGGTTCGCGGTCGACGTGGCCAGCCGGTACTTCCGTCTGGTGACCAGCCAGCAGAGCGTCCGCAACAACTACCTGAACTACCGGCTGAACCTGCGCTTGCTCGAACGCCAGGAAGCCAACTACGCCGCGGGTCGGCAGGACATCCTCGGCGTGCAGCGCGCGGCCAACTCGCTACTGCGCGCCGAGGACGCGCTCAACGACGCCGAGACGAGCTACGCGAACGCGCTGGACGACTTCAAGATCGTTCTCGGCATGCCGGTCACGACACCGTTGGAGATCGTGCCCCAGGAAATCGAGGTCGCGGAACTGTCCGGCGAA
Protein-coding regions in this window:
- a CDS encoding TolC family protein; the protein is MAVIFVFLLAGCTPTTYQRWADREVAQLISERSEATLGYVPAVQLEIPDDAVPGEPAFEYAPLTVRPVDAPIAIDVLKETLPGGPLGPPAEFGPQTDTGIASSQLAEQLAIMQLEFGPPAFESDALSFGLADALTYATANSREYQDELEALYLEALDVTLERHFFSPRFFAGGSLDYADGDSDAGFPSALRSTARAGVTQQLPYGGEVTAQALVRFVDAFSDSVTDGEEAEIALSAAVPLLRGAGWVNLEPLILQERSLVYQVRSFERFRRRFAVDVASRYFRLVTSQQSVRNNYLNYRLNLRLLERQEANYAAGRQDILGVQRAANSLLRAEDALNDAETSYANALDDFKIVLGMPVTTPLEIVPQEIEVAELSGETAEAQALAYRLDLQTARDRIDDARRAVGVAENGLLPRLDILANAS